A window of Rufibacter sp. LB8 contains these coding sequences:
- the groL gene encoding chaperonin GroEL (60 kDa chaperone family; promotes refolding of misfolded polypeptides especially under stressful conditions; forms two stacked rings of heptamers to form a barrel-shaped 14mer; ends can be capped by GroES; misfolded proteins enter the barrel where they are refolded when GroES binds) — MASKNITFDIEARNKIKKGVDTLANAVKVTLGPKGRNVIIDKKFGAPSITKDGVTVAKEIELKDAVENMGAQLVKEVASKTADMAGDGTTTATVLAQAIYTAGSKNVAAGANPMDLKRGIDKAVAKVVANLKEQSKKIENSSEIAQVGTISANNDSEIGQMIADAMDKVGKDGVITVEEAKGTETEVKTVEGMQFDRGYLSPYFVTNPEKMEAEFENAYILIYDKKVSTMKELLPVLEQVVQTGKALVIISEDVDGEALATLVVNKLRGSLKIAAVKAPGFGDRRKAMLEDIAVLTGGTVISEERGYKLDNATLDYLGQAERIIIDKDNTTIVNGRGEKDGITARVNEIKAQIEKTTSDYDREKLQERLAKLSGGVAILYIGASTEVEMKEKKDRVDDALHATRAAVEEGIVAGGGVALIRAIDALNDVDTRNEDEKTGVQIIRTALESPLRTIVANAGGEGSVIVNEVRAGKADYGYNARDDKFENMFAAGIIDPTKVTRLALENAASVAALLLTTECVIADEPEADNGGAGGGMPGGMGGMGGMM; from the coding sequence ATGGCATCTAAGAACATTACCTTCGACATAGAAGCTCGTAACAAAATCAAAAAAGGCGTTGACACCTTAGCCAACGCCGTGAAAGTAACCTTAGGCCCTAAAGGCCGCAACGTGATCATCGACAAAAAATTTGGTGCACCAAGCATCACCAAAGACGGTGTAACGGTTGCCAAAGAAATTGAATTGAAAGACGCCGTGGAAAACATGGGCGCACAACTGGTGAAAGAAGTTGCCTCTAAAACCGCTGACATGGCCGGTGATGGTACTACTACCGCTACTGTTTTGGCCCAGGCAATTTACACCGCCGGTTCTAAGAACGTGGCCGCAGGTGCCAACCCAATGGACCTGAAGCGTGGTATTGACAAAGCCGTTGCCAAAGTGGTGGCTAACCTGAAGGAGCAATCTAAGAAGATTGAGAACTCCTCAGAAATTGCCCAGGTAGGTACCATTTCTGCCAACAATGACTCTGAAATCGGGCAAATGATTGCTGATGCCATGGACAAAGTGGGTAAAGACGGTGTGATCACTGTTGAGGAAGCTAAAGGTACTGAGACCGAAGTGAAGACTGTAGAAGGTATGCAGTTTGACCGCGGGTACCTGTCTCCTTACTTCGTGACCAATCCAGAGAAGATGGAAGCTGAGTTTGAGAACGCCTACATCTTGATCTATGACAAAAAGGTTTCTACTATGAAAGAATTGCTGCCCGTGTTGGAGCAAGTGGTTCAGACGGGTAAAGCTCTTGTGATCATCTCTGAAGATGTGGATGGCGAAGCCCTTGCTACCTTAGTAGTAAACAAATTGCGTGGTTCCTTGAAAATTGCCGCTGTAAAGGCGCCAGGATTCGGTGACCGCAGAAAAGCCATGTTGGAAGATATTGCTGTTTTAACTGGTGGAACTGTTATCTCTGAGGAGCGCGGTTACAAACTTGACAATGCTACACTTGACTATTTAGGTCAGGCTGAGCGCATTATCATTGACAAAGACAACACTACTATTGTAAACGGTAGAGGCGAGAAAGATGGTATCACAGCCCGCGTGAACGAAATCAAAGCGCAGATTGAGAAAACCACTTCTGACTATGACCGCGAGAAGTTACAAGAGCGTCTGGCCAAATTATCTGGCGGTGTAGCTATCCTTTACATTGGCGCTTCTACTGAAGTTGAGATGAAAGAGAAAAAAGACCGTGTTGATGATGCCTTGCACGCAACCAGAGCGGCCGTGGAAGAAGGTATTGTAGCTGGTGGTGGTGTTGCCTTGATCAGAGCTATTGATGCTTTGAACGATGTGGATACCCGCAACGAAGACGAAAAAACTGGTGTTCAAATCATCCGCACCGCGCTTGAGTCTCCGTTGAGAACCATTGTGGCTAACGCCGGTGGTGAAGGCTCAGTAATTGTAAACGAAGTTCGTGCTGGTAAAGCAGATTACGGTTACAACGCCCGCGATGACAAGTTCGAGAACATGTTTGCCGCTGGTATCATTGACCCAACCAAAGT